Proteins encoded in a region of the Gulosibacter sediminis genome:
- the smpB gene encoding SsrA-binding protein SmpB, producing MAKKQDDGRQVVASNRKARHDYNIEDTYEAGMVLTGTEVKALRQGRASLIDGFAHVENGEMWLEAVFIPEYFQGTWNNHAPRRKRKLLLHRDEIRKIAGKTREGGYTIVPLQLYFIDGRAKVEIAVAKGKREFDKRQALRERQDSLEARRAMRSRGYVGEG from the coding sequence ATGGCGAAAAAGCAGGACGACGGTCGCCAGGTCGTGGCATCGAACCGCAAGGCTCGCCACGACTACAACATCGAAGACACGTACGAGGCCGGCATGGTGCTCACTGGCACCGAGGTGAAGGCGCTGCGGCAGGGTCGCGCGTCGCTCATCGACGGCTTTGCGCACGTCGAGAACGGTGAGATGTGGCTCGAGGCGGTCTTCATCCCCGAGTACTTCCAGGGCACCTGGAACAACCACGCGCCCCGACGCAAGCGCAAGCTGCTGCTGCACCGTGACGAGATCCGCAAGATCGCGGGCAAGACCCGTGAGGGTGGCTACACGATCGTGCCGCTGCAGCTCTACTTCATCGACGGCCGCGCCAAGGTCGAGATCGCGGTGGCCAAGGGTAAGCGCGAGTTCGACAAGCGCCAGGCGCTCCGCGAGCGACAGGATAGCCTCGAGGCGCGCCGCGCGATGCGGTCGCGCGGTTACGTGGGCGAGGGCTAA
- a CDS encoding methionine/alanine import family NSS transporter small subunit translates to MSGEAITMMVVAIVVIWGGMVGAFFNLRQRGTDGDD, encoded by the coding sequence ATGAGCGGCGAAGCAATCACCATGATGGTCGTGGCAATCGTCGTGATCTGGGGCGGCATGGTTGGAGCCTTCTTCAACCTGCGCCAGCGCGGAACAGATGGTGACGACTAA
- the ftsX gene encoding permease-like cell division protein FtsX, with amino-acid sequence MFGFIMSEMWQGLRRNTSMVISVILVTFVSLTFVGAAILLQFQIQSMKTYWYDRAQVAIDFCTEQSQSPNCTGGIATQDQIDAVETELQGEALSPYVNEYFFESQDDAYGRFVEQFQDDPLVSFVTPDQLNEAFWVNMVDPEDSDIVIQSITGMPGVESVTDQRQFLDGIFAVLNGASITAFAIALVMLVAAVLLVATTIRLSAFSRRRELRIMRLVGASNSFIQAPFILEGVFAGLVGSLLAAATVFGGTHFFVQGYLQPRMPGMQLVSIWPEAAISAGVVVAIGVLLAGLASSISIRRYLRV; translated from the coding sequence ATGTTCGGCTTCATCATGAGCGAAATGTGGCAGGGCCTGCGTCGCAACACCTCGATGGTCATCTCGGTGATCCTCGTCACGTTCGTGTCGCTGACGTTCGTCGGCGCCGCCATCTTGCTTCAGTTTCAAATCCAGAGCATGAAGACGTATTGGTACGACCGGGCTCAGGTCGCGATCGACTTCTGCACCGAGCAGTCCCAGTCACCGAACTGCACCGGCGGTATCGCCACGCAGGATCAGATCGACGCGGTCGAAACTGAGCTGCAGGGCGAGGCGCTCTCGCCCTACGTGAACGAGTACTTCTTTGAGTCGCAGGACGATGCGTACGGGCGATTCGTCGAGCAGTTCCAGGACGACCCGCTCGTGTCGTTCGTGACCCCAGACCAGCTCAATGAGGCGTTCTGGGTGAACATGGTTGACCCCGAGGACTCGGACATCGTGATCCAGTCGATCACCGGCATGCCGGGCGTCGAGTCGGTCACTGATCAGCGGCAGTTCCTCGACGGCATCTTCGCGGTGCTCAACGGCGCGAGCATCACCGCGTTCGCGATCGCGCTCGTCATGCTCGTCGCGGCCGTGCTCCTTGTCGCCACGACCATCCGGCTCTCGGCCTTCTCGCGCCGCCGCGAGCTGCGCATCATGCGCCTCGTCGGCGCGTCGAACAGCTTCATCCAAGCCCCGTTCATCCTCGAGGGCGTGTTCGCCGGTTTGGTGGGTTCGCTGCTCGCGGCGGCAACCGTGTTCGGCGGCACGCACTTCTTCGTGCAGGGCTACCTGCAACCCAGAATGCCGGGGATGCAGCTGGTCTCGATTTGGCCCGAGGCCGCCATCTCGGCGGGGGTAGTGGTGGCCATCGGCGTCCTGCTGGCGGGGCTGGCATCGAGCATCTCGATTCGTCGCTACCTCCGCGTCTGA
- the prfB gene encoding peptide chain release factor 2: MINLDFSAEIAELRSTFASITEVLNPEALAARAQELEAVASAPDLWDDVENAQRVTSDLSHAQTDLKRIQSIEARLDDLEVLVELANEGDDEATANEARQELESVTKVIGDLEVQTLLDGEFDPRPAVITIRAGAGGVDAADFAEMLLRMYTRWAEQHDYRVNVLDTSYAEQAGVKSATFEVDEPYAFGTLSVEAGTHRLVRMSPFNSAGSRETSFAAVEVVPLIEQADHIDIPDNDIRVDVFRSSGPGGQSVNTTDSAVRITHLPTGIVVSCQNEKSQIQNRAAAMRVLQSRLLLQRREEEEAKKKELAGNITASWGDQMRSYVLAPYKMVKDLRSGHESGNPDRVFGGDLDEFISSGIRWRKTTQAESM, from the coding sequence ATGATCAATCTCGACTTTTCCGCCGAGATCGCCGAGTTGCGGTCGACGTTTGCCTCGATCACCGAGGTGCTCAACCCGGAGGCGCTCGCCGCTCGGGCACAAGAGCTTGAGGCCGTCGCTTCGGCACCCGACCTCTGGGACGACGTCGAGAACGCGCAGCGGGTCACGAGTGACCTCTCGCACGCGCAGACCGACCTCAAGCGCATTCAGAGCATTGAGGCACGGCTCGACGACCTCGAGGTGCTCGTCGAACTCGCCAACGAGGGCGACGACGAGGCCACCGCGAACGAGGCGAGGCAGGAGCTCGAGTCGGTCACGAAGGTGATCGGCGACCTCGAGGTGCAGACGCTGCTCGACGGCGAGTTCGACCCGCGCCCCGCAGTGATCACCATTCGCGCCGGCGCCGGTGGCGTCGACGCCGCCGACTTCGCCGAGATGCTGCTGCGCATGTACACTCGCTGGGCCGAGCAGCACGACTATCGCGTCAACGTGCTCGACACCTCGTACGCCGAGCAGGCGGGCGTGAAGTCGGCTACCTTCGAGGTCGACGAGCCCTACGCCTTCGGTACGCTGTCGGTCGAGGCCGGCACACACCGTCTCGTGCGCATGAGCCCGTTCAACTCGGCCGGCTCGCGCGAGACGAGCTTCGCGGCCGTCGAGGTCGTGCCGCTCATTGAGCAGGCCGACCACATCGACATCCCCGACAACGACATTCGCGTCGACGTGTTCCGTTCGTCGGGCCCCGGCGGCCAGTCGGTGAACACGACCGACTCCGCCGTGCGCATCACGCACCTGCCCACCGGCATCGTCGTGAGCTGCCAGAACGAGAAGTCGCAGATTCAGAACCGCGCGGCCGCGATGCGCGTGCTCCAGTCGCGTCTGCTGCTGCAGCGCCGGGAAGAAGAAGAGGCGAAGAAGAAAGAACTGGCCGGCAACATCACCGCGAGCTGGGGCGACCAGATGCGCTCCTACGTGCTGGCCCCCTACAAGATGGTGAAGGACCTCCGCAGCGGCCACGAGTCGGGCAACCCCGACCGCGTCTTCGGCGGCGACCTCGATGAGTTCATCTCGTCGGGCATCCGCTGGCGAAAGACGACGCAGGCGGAATCGATGTAG
- a CDS encoding FadR/GntR family transcriptional regulator: protein MTRAEEIADDLAAKIIAGEIAPGERLPSEQRLTEAYGASRTVIREAVHRLQSQGLVHTKMGSGSYALAPPAPRADDADWLSASGSEERAELHEFRIALEAESAALAARRATSRQRAAIARALERLGDASRPADTVEADIAFHRAVAEAGANRYLLEAIDRLGPRAIVLPPSRLTDAHRAATAAMLAEHRAVLTAIEAQDAVGANAAMRAHLLASAARREHDD, encoded by the coding sequence ATGACGCGAGCCGAAGAGATTGCCGACGACCTCGCCGCGAAGATTATCGCGGGCGAGATCGCACCCGGGGAGCGGCTGCCGAGCGAGCAGCGACTCACCGAGGCGTACGGCGCCAGCCGTACGGTGATCCGCGAAGCCGTTCACCGGCTGCAGTCTCAGGGGCTCGTGCACACCAAGATGGGGTCGGGCAGCTATGCCCTGGCCCCACCTGCGCCCCGCGCCGACGACGCCGACTGGCTCAGCGCATCCGGTTCGGAAGAGCGAGCCGAACTGCACGAGTTCCGCATCGCGCTCGAGGCAGAGTCGGCGGCCCTCGCGGCTCGCCGCGCCACGAGTCGGCAGCGGGCGGCAATCGCCCGCGCGCTCGAACGGCTCGGCGACGCGAGCCGACCGGCCGACACCGTCGAGGCCGACATCGCGTTTCACCGCGCCGTCGCCGAAGCGGGCGCGAACCGCTACCTGCTCGAGGCGATCGACCGCCTGGGGCCTCGCGCTATCGTGCTGCCACCCTCGCGGCTGACCGATGCGCATCGCGCGGCGACCGCCGCGATGCTCGCCGAACACCGTGCCGTGCTCACCGCCATTGAGGCGCAGGATGCGGTGGGTGCGAACGCGGCGATGCGGGCACACCTGCTCGCCTCGGCCGCGCGACGCGAACACGACGACTGA
- a CDS encoding sodium-dependent transporter — protein sequence MTVSHELDTPQPRQKREFFGSRNMFILAAIGSAVGLGNIWRFPYVAYENGGGAFIVPYVIAVVCAGIPLLFFDYVIGHRYGGSAPLSMARISRWLESIGWWQVLICFIIGLYYAVIVAWAAMFMIYSVTGAWGDDANGFFFGDFLQMSDTVAFTGEFVGHIFWPELLVWIVTFIVIFLGVNKGIAGANLIFMPLLVIMVVQALFLPGAMDGLNALFTPDWSALGRGEVWAAAVGQIFFSLSVGFGIMITYASYLKRKSDLTGSGLVVGFSNSAFEILAGIGVFAALGFMAQAAGTSVSETATSGIGLAFVAFPTIISQAPLGALIGVLFFGSLVFAGFTSMVSIIEVVVAGVRDKLGLTRQVAALVVIVPMAIISLLLFPTTAGLYFLDVFDAFVNQYGILAAALVAIICVGWICGKLPLFSRHLSKLSSIPANWVWILFVGAIVPLALAYMLYTQLTKDLSEVYGGYPPEFVAVFGWGMVIALVVVAIILAALPWSRRIDTSFDEAEEDAEIETIYQARLARELGEGGSKNGTEASS from the coding sequence ATGACCGTGTCGCATGAACTAGATACGCCGCAGCCACGCCAGAAGCGCGAGTTCTTCGGCTCACGCAACATGTTCATCCTCGCCGCCATCGGTTCGGCCGTTGGTCTCGGCAACATTTGGCGCTTCCCCTACGTCGCCTACGAGAACGGCGGCGGCGCCTTCATCGTGCCGTACGTCATCGCGGTGGTCTGCGCGGGCATCCCGCTGCTGTTCTTCGACTACGTGATCGGGCACCGCTACGGTGGCTCGGCGCCGCTGTCGATGGCCCGCATCTCGCGTTGGCTCGAGAGCATCGGCTGGTGGCAGGTGCTTATCTGCTTCATCATCGGCCTCTACTACGCCGTCATCGTCGCGTGGGCGGCGATGTTCATGATCTACTCGGTCACCGGGGCATGGGGCGACGACGCGAACGGCTTCTTCTTCGGCGACTTCCTGCAGATGAGCGACACCGTCGCCTTCACGGGCGAGTTCGTCGGCCACATCTTCTGGCCAGAATTGCTCGTGTGGATCGTGACCTTCATCGTCATCTTCCTTGGCGTGAACAAGGGCATCGCCGGCGCCAACCTCATCTTCATGCCGCTGCTCGTGATCATGGTCGTGCAGGCTCTCTTCCTTCCGGGCGCGATGGACGGCCTCAACGCGCTCTTCACCCCGGACTGGTCGGCGCTCGGGCGCGGCGAGGTGTGGGCCGCAGCGGTGGGGCAGATCTTCTTCTCGCTCTCGGTCGGCTTCGGCATCATGATCACCTACGCGTCGTACCTCAAGCGCAAGTCCGACCTCACCGGGTCGGGCCTCGTCGTTGGCTTTTCGAACTCGGCGTTCGAGATCCTCGCGGGCATTGGCGTCTTCGCTGCGCTCGGCTTCATGGCGCAGGCCGCGGGTACCTCGGTGTCTGAGACGGCGACATCGGGCATCGGTCTCGCGTTCGTCGCGTTTCCGACCATCATTTCGCAGGCGCCCCTCGGCGCGCTCATCGGCGTGCTCTTCTTCGGCTCGCTCGTGTTCGCCGGCTTCACGTCGATGGTGTCGATCATCGAAGTCGTCGTCGCTGGCGTGCGCGACAAGCTCGGGTTGACTCGTCAGGTCGCGGCGCTTGTCGTCATCGTGCCAATGGCGATCATTTCGTTGCTGCTCTTCCCGACGACCGCGGGCCTCTACTTCCTCGACGTCTTCGATGCGTTCGTCAACCAGTACGGCATCCTCGCTGCCGCGCTCGTTGCGATCATCTGCGTCGGTTGGATCTGCGGCAAGCTGCCGCTCTTCTCGCGTCACCTCTCGAAGCTCTCGAGCATCCCCGCGAACTGGGTCTGGATCCTCTTCGTTGGCGCCATCGTGCCGCTCGCCCTCGCCTACATGCTCTACACGCAGCTCACGAAGGACCTCTCGGAGGTCTACGGCGGCTACCCGCCCGAGTTTGTCGCGGTGTTCGGCTGGGGCATGGTCATCGCACTCGTCGTGGTCGCGATCATCCTCGCCGCGCTGCCGTGGTCGAGGCGCATCGACACGAGCTTCGACGAGGCGGAGGAAGACGCCGAGATCGAGACGATCTATCAAGCACGACTCGCCCGCGAACTCGGCGAGGGCGGCAGTAAGAACGGAACGGAGGCCAGCTCATGA
- the ftsE gene encoding cell division ATP-binding protein FtsE, which produces MIRFDHVSKVYREQHGAALDDVTFEILRGEFVFLVGPSGSGKSTVLRHVLLEEHPTDGQVHVLGQDLSKISNRKVPFYRRNVGMVFQDFRLLVNKTVYENVAYAQKVIGRSRAHIRRSVADVLDTVGLAGKEDRFPHELSGGEQQRVAIARAVVNKPAILLADEPTGNLDPTTSREIMRVLRRINKNGTAVLMATHDVSIVDEERQRVLELADGELVRDEAGGVYTPEIVIYEEPEAPEVATKRKPTIAESMAARVAEPDQRAHRADSDIDSPTSRLTEHDDGEELEHDIDGTTSDGGDR; this is translated from the coding sequence ATGATTAGATTCGATCACGTCTCCAAGGTCTACCGCGAGCAGCACGGCGCTGCGCTCGACGACGTGACCTTCGAGATTCTCCGAGGCGAATTCGTCTTCCTGGTCGGGCCCTCGGGCTCCGGCAAATCCACCGTGCTGCGGCACGTGTTGCTCGAAGAGCACCCGACCGACGGCCAGGTGCACGTGCTCGGACAAGATCTGAGCAAGATCTCGAACCGCAAGGTGCCGTTCTACCGCCGCAACGTCGGCATGGTGTTTCAGGACTTCCGTCTGCTCGTGAACAAGACGGTCTACGAGAACGTCGCGTACGCGCAGAAGGTGATCGGTCGCTCACGCGCACACATTCGTCGCTCGGTGGCGGATGTGCTGGACACGGTTGGTCTGGCTGGCAAAGAAGATCGCTTCCCGCACGAACTTTCAGGCGGTGAACAGCAGCGCGTCGCGATTGCCCGCGCGGTCGTGAACAAGCCCGCGATCCTGCTCGCCGACGAGCCCACCGGCAACCTCGATCCGACGACGTCGCGCGAGATTATGCGTGTGCTGCGGCGCATCAACAAGAACGGCACCGCCGTGCTGATGGCGACCCACGACGTCTCGATCGTCGACGAGGAACGCCAGCGTGTGCTCGAACTCGCCGACGGCGAGCTCGTCCGCGACGAGGCGGGCGGCGTCTACACGCCCGAGATCGTCATCTACGAAGAGCCGGAGGCCCCTGAGGTCGCGACGAAACGCAAGCCGACCATCGCCGAGTCGATGGCCGCGCGGGTCGCTGAGCCCGACCAGCGGGCACACCGGGCCGACTCGGACATTGACTCGCCGACGTCCCGCCTCACCGAGCACGACGACGGCGAAGAGCTCGAGCACGACATCGACGGCACCACGAGCGACGGGGGTGACCGCTAA